The following are encoded in a window of Gavia stellata isolate bGavSte3 chromosome 17, bGavSte3.hap2, whole genome shotgun sequence genomic DNA:
- the TMEM80 gene encoding transmembrane protein 80, translating into MSYLRGTLVGKGRTSSVLSSVPLQILLYVNGIYYIFYFLATLAMIVYKSQVFSYPDDFLAPDLALLFIMAILEVLRLYLGSKGNLTEEEAPLGLSLVITVGSVILSVYFLMWQTYVLKADVIINAILLFTYGLESVLKVIAVAAFVS; encoded by the exons ATGAGTTACTTAAGAGGTACTTTAGTAG GGAAAGGAAGAACTTCATCAGTC CTGTCATCTGTTCCTTTACAGATTCTACTTTACGTAAATGGGATTTATTACATCTTTTACTTCTTGGCAACTCTTGCAATGATTGTTTATAAAA GTCAAGTTTTCAGTTATCCAGATGACTTTTTGGCTCCTGATCTTGCCTTGCTTTTCATTATGGCCATCCTTGAAGTGCTCCGATTATACTTGG GTTCAAAGGGTAACCTGACAGAAGAAGAGGCTCCATTAGGGCTCAGTCTTGTGATCACGGTTGGAAGTGTGATTCTGTCTGTGTATTTCCTGATGTGGCAAACCTACGTGCTGAAAGCAGACGTCATTATAAACGCGATTCTTCTCTTCACATACGGGCTTGAGTCAGTACTAAAGGTCAtagctgttgctgcttttgtcAGCTAA